The Anopheles gambiae chromosome 2, idAnoGambNW_F1_1, whole genome shotgun sequence genomic sequence ACCGCAATGAAAAAAAGCTTATGGTGCTCATAGGCTACATCTGATATTCTGTTTTTTAACAAAGGTATGCTAACGTGATGtaaaaatgctgacaattCGGACCCCTTCCAAAACCCTAAATATTTTAATGCCCTAGGCTTACGATGTATCTCTGACGGGTATTCGATCCTGactaaaatatttgaaatttctaACTGCTCCTGTTTTGACCACTTCGGAAAAGGGTGTAAAGCACCAGTTGTAAAACCTTTAAgtaatttttttctattcctaGTGCGAACAAGTGAAGGTCATCGGCTATCGTTGTTTGTGTTACGATGTCTACTTCATCTATATCTAATAATGGCGTGTAATATTTTTGGTGTTTCACGTAGTCTCCGTTTCTAAATTCTTTGTCGGTCCGAACTTCAGCTGTTCCTTCATATATTGTTTTGGTTCCGTCATGGCTGCCAACTATTTTGCACTTAATACATGCTTCCAGCCCAGGAGGATACGTTACTcctaaaaatatataataaatttGCTGTTACTCTCTACTTCTCTTTGAAAATTCTCATTTCGTACAATTAAGTTTACTGTGTCATTCTTACCTTTGATGAACGCACGAGCTGGTGTATCTGCTACAATAGCTTTCAGGCGAAAGTCGATGATAATTCCGTTAACATCAATGCCTTGCACCAGTACGCGGTTGATATCATCCACTAAAGGCCGGAGAAACCCTTCCAAACAGCTCGGTTTTGTCGCACCACAAAATACACCCAGCACCATGATTGGCAGTGCTGGTAGATTAACTATGTGCATTAATATAGGCCATAGCTGCGTTGGTCCACTATTATGCATCGGAAGTCCATCTACCGCGATATTAGCTTCTATCAATCTGATGACTGGTGGTACAGATCTAGAACGAAAAAGTAACCCAAAAATTACCACATGTTCATTCCAAACAGTCATATTATTCTTACCGATAATATTGTTGGAGAGTGCTTTGTATTCCTTGGTACCAAAGCTGCCCTTCTCCAACGGCCGTAAAATGTCTCTCCACCTGTTTCGGAGTCTTCAGTAGCGTCTTTGCACACCTAGGAAGAGAAATATTTGTAGTTTCACGAGTCAACACCAGCAAATCACTCAATGCAGAATGCGTTATTTTATGAGTTAAAGCCCATATCCTAAGCCTGCTAGCATAAGCATTGCCTTCGGGGGCTTCATCAGCATCAAAATACTCATCCTCATTGACTTCGTCCTCCAATACGCCTTCACTCCAATCGTCTTCCAACACCGAGCAATCAGCGTCTTCATCGTCATCAGAAACGTAATCCGCTGCTTCTGATTCCAAGGGCATATCGGCAACTTCCTCGGCATCCGGCTGCACATTCCCGTATGATGATGCTGTAATGTGTAATAATATTCAATAACAAATTATTGCTCTGCTTGCATTCTCCATACTTCATACAATTTCAGCACAAACATAACTTACCTTGTTGATCGACACCGCTGCTTGTTCCCGGAAGATTTTCCTCTTCCCATTCCTTTTCAAAGCGCTCCCAAATTGCTTTGGCACGCTTGCTCGCCACTCCACTTTTCTTCAAGCGTTTGGAAGGATCCATTTTCACTTGGttttatgcaaaacaaataagaaaaacaactttaagttcgaagcaaaagaaatcaCTTTCATCCGTTTCCAACAccagtttgttttgatttgaaaatgCACCCGCAGCTCTTGACGTTTACACACACCACCATACATTTGATGCTCTTCCACACGGATCGAGCAGATTTTTACCATTCCCCCCCTGTTTTACCCACATTTCGCCTGACAATTTCTACTTGGGAAGCACCCTAATTCGAGCAACCTTATTCGAGCACCCTAATTCGAGCAATAGTTACCAACTTAGCCAGACTAAACTATTTCCCGttaaaagattataaaaagCCGTCGTTCCCACCAcgcgttctcttctcttttcgttCTTATCCGCTAGTAGACGTGCTCCCGTAACTGCGTAACCCGTGATAAAGAACATtgtaaaaaattgtattttgtgacatcttgggaatccaaataaaaaagtggtcTACCCACGAGGTAGCCAAATATCTATCAGacatacagtatcggacagaatgataggaccctagtgttttcaacgcagcatgcacgcgttgggacaggtttatgtgtggtttgtgtgtttgtgtttgtgtgtgtgtgcatgtatgtgtatgtgtgtgtacatgtgtgtgtgcatgtgtgtgtggatgtatgtttgagtgtgtattggtgtgtgtgtttgtttcacaagtatgtcgtttcggatagttttgttagtagtttttttgtgttttgggttaggtttttgatgaaataagcaggaccactgccctcgcgatcagtgttttttcgatctattaacaattttacggtcttctttcgccgtggccTTCTgaagacgtccggttgacttgcgcgtttcggttgtccaagcgcgtttcggttgtccaagcacgtttcggttgtccgaagcgcgtttgccacaaaagtgcgcgatcgttccattacgaactcgatcgttctgcgcttaatgccagcagccgccattcgcttaatgatatggcgctgataatcggtacaatgtttacctcgacccattgttactaacattgcttgcttggaccgtcatgaacgcgctggttaaaaacatggacacggctgatcccgtgctctgcctgcgttctacttctatacgcgatgaattacatcgttgtcgagcagcgaaaacatcgcatggataaaaactatcaacgagtacgcgagtaagcgtcttcccttcaaaatcgagaacagaatactgccgcgctcatgaaacaaaacgcacattgaaaagaacacctgcgcgccagctcaatgcacgcacaaagtttaccattcgcacacaacgtgcaacgcagagatgcacgaaggcctttcaatggcgtgcactggagaaacacctgtgagggaatgccgagttcattgctattgtgcgcgtgtccatttcgcatcgctgcgcatgcacattcatcaatcagcacacctgcgttgtcgtccgaggaacaagagctactgtcgatgcaaaccttagcttttatccaagtgtaaacgcacgatgtttcacatgataacacacattatcagaatactttcAACGCAATTTGACATAATGGCAAGCaacgtttttcagacacaaacccgagcacttgcaaatacatattaaaaagcacactctctttctactacacacacacacacacacacacacacacacacacacacacacacacacacacacacacacacacacacacacacacacacacacacacacacacacacacacacacacacacacacacacacacacacacacacacacacacacacacacacacacacacacacacacacacacacacacacacacacacacacacacacacatacatacacacacacacacacacacacacacacacacacacacacacacacacacacacacacacacacacacacacacacacacacacacactcacacacacacacacacacactcacacacacactcacacacacactaacacacacacacacacacacacacacacacatccaaacacaagtaacgtggcaaaacaagtgcacggtgcgttgaaaaaaccagggtcctatcttattgtccgatactgtactacCTCTTCCTCATTATTGTGAACTATTTCTCTTCGCCGACGACACGGCCATAGCAGTTCAGGGAAGTACTGTAAACGAACTCAAAAACAGGGCCCAGAAATGTGTTGATATTATAACCAAATACATCCAGGAGTGGAAACTGAAACTTAATGAAGACAAAACACAAGCAATAATATTTCCCTATAGAATGAAAACAGCACTTCTTAGACCGACAGGTAACGATATTAAAATAGGCAACACTACCATCGAATGGTCTAACACAATTAAATATCTAGGAATAATATTCGATCAAAAACTACTCTTTCGAGATCATATAAACAACCTTATAACTAAATGTAtaatatttaccaaaaaattataccCACTCATTAATAGAAGATCTAAGCTTTCCCAGATTAACAAACTAGTGATctaataaaacataatattaCCTGCCATAACATACGCAATTACTATTTGTAATGACTGCGCAAATTCCCGTCGTAAGCGTCTTCAAGCAAGTCTCAACAAAATTATAAGGATGGTACTCAACGAACCCTACGGCATTGGATCAATTGAATTATATAACAAAGGAAATACGCTAAGCCTAGATGAAATAGCTTATCACATTACGATACATATTCGAACCACTAGCCAAGCATCGCATTTTGATATGATTAGAAACCTCTTTGATTAACATGAATTCCCCTACATTAAAAATAGACTTGAAATTGATATAAACTGTAAGATTTAGATTTAGAGTAGATTAGATAAAATTAGATTTATATAAAATGATATCATTACAAACACCCTCATATACAAAACTATACAACTGCTTAGGCAGCAACTTAAACTGCGCTGAAAAACTAACACGTTGTATCTCGCATAAATCCTCACAAAATGCTaatgaaaaatgtgaaataaaattacaatGAACTGAACTAAATCAAATATTATATACAGGGTGTGCGGGCTAAATTTGACACCTGCCCTTTGGGTTTATATCTCAGGGTTGAGTTGACGTATCGAAATTATTGATATGTCATTCGATTGCTAAAAGTTGTGCGAACAAGTGTAAAAAATGTCTAGCTCCGTAAATATGTGGAACCCGTCCGAATTGTACAATAATACAAGCGCGTAACGTGTGTTATGATGGTTCGTGCCGGCCATACTAATGCCGAAATTTGGAATGCGGCGATATGTTCGCTGAACACCGTAAATACAATACGGTAGACAATGGGCGGCCGTACGTTTGGCAGCAGGATTCTGCACCATACCATACGGACGTAAACACGCCAATGGCTCACTGCCAATTTCAACCGATACACCAGCACTGACGTTTGGCCACCCAGCTCCCCTGACCTTAATCCTATGGATTACTTTGTGTGGGGCACAGTTGAGCGGGACACCAACAGGGCGTCCTGCAATACCAAAGCGGAGCTGGTGGCCAGAATAAAGGCCGTGTTTGCGGCCATCCCCAGAGACATGGTTGTCCGGGCTTGCGCGTGGTTCCGGAAGCGGGTGCTGGCGGCCATCGACGCGGAGGGGGGGTACTTCGAATAAAAAATGCAGCAAACATGGTAAGCTAAActttgtagatttttttaaatatttcacataACTTTGATAAAAATTCCTTTCCTATTCCTTcagaaactgtcaaatttatctcGAACACCCTGTATTATTGGATCATTGAATGAAATACCTAAGTGTAAACGCCCTACAAATTTCAGCTTTTGTACATCTTCCACGATTTTTTGTCcaataatcaaatcaatttgATTAGATgaaagtgtttgttttaagGCATCTTTCATCTTTGCCAAAAATTGGGATGATGGAATGGTCGAAGTTTTAAAATCGCTCAGTTCTACTTTAATACTCGCCTGcttcatttttcaaaacagCCATCTGCTTTAAAGCGTATTCTAATTGATTAGCAATGAATCGATTAGCTTCTagctaattttcattttttttcttaaagtTGTCATTGGAATCAAGCAATTATTTTATCTCTGATTCATTTTTGATACATTGTCTGCAAATATCAGTATCATTAGTATGTTCCATTAGTTCATTAAATTTTGGGTGTTTTAGTATTGGTTCTATTGTTTCTGTATCATCTAGCATGTTTGTTTTCACAATAGGTTCAATTAAAATCAATGGTTCTGCTGTCTGCACAATTTCAGGTGTTTgatggaaaatatttatttttacagcaTTGCCAAACTTAAAAGCAATGTTTACAAAAGTGAAAATATTATAACTATGATTTGAAAGCGATATGCGACCATGCGATAAAGATAACTCTAGAATATTAATTCAACGGAAACCCTCATAACGTGTTCCCTCTTACAACGAGTTTTTCGCATACCCGTCTTAACGACTAAAATCTCGCATAACGATTAATTTTTGTTCCCGATAAGAAATCGTGATCATATCGAAAGTTTCAATACtttaaatcgttaaatatcAAGCTATTTTCAAAAGAAGCAGGTAAAAGTGACGAGGAAAAGTTTATGGGGTGTGACACATTAACACCCATTGCCAGTCCAAAACTCACGGAGTcatacaaacataaaaaagccgGAGCGGGCCGTGAGCGCAATCACTACGGGAAGCTGAGAGTTTTGCTGCGCTTATCGACTGCTGGAGTAAGTGAGGCAGTGTCACTTCACTTTAATTATTCCATttatttccttattttttGACAGTATTGGAAGCTCTCTTCGGCTTCGGCCGTGGAAGTGGTCAGGACGTGGATTGTAATGTGTAGTTTACTTCCCTTAGAAGCGTGTGTCAGAAGTTTGAGGTATATTGATGAGTGTGTTCTTGCATGCATTCTTGATATACTTGCagatgaagtaaaaaaattaaatagcAATAATTGATCAATGGATTACTGTTGCCACTTGGAGGTGTTCCGTATGGTTCTGATGTATATAATTCCTATATACCTGCACTTTTGTAAACCTGGAACCAATTATTTCACTGTCCATACACATTGTATGATAAAGAGCATTTCGTGTTGTATTAGGTTTTTATATTATAGTATATTATATTATGTTAACCGTGTATGCAATGCACTAGATACGACTAAAAATATAGGAAGCAAATGTCCAGAGAACAAAATCGGTCGATACataatgtgttgaaaatccgGCCGAAGCCGTAATaatatgaatttaaataaattaatgcaataaaaatatgatttcatattatattttaaaatatcataTTGAATTATATGTTGTTTGCTTCAAAGCTTTAAATGTTACAAATACATGTTCAACATATTAGTTGGTTTAAGTTTTTTCAACACCCTCCTATCTTCATTTATAGTTGCATGTAGGGGAAGTCGGGGTTGGttcgacactgcgggtaagttcgacaccttgccgtttttgtatttatagaactttttgaagacaaaaaacttatacatattatttatgtcaactatttcgaatatttgagtcacatttcactgatcagaaacctgtcaattgtcaaaaaacaacaaaataaacacatggtgGTTCTGATTGACAGCCGATGTAAGTTTTTACTTCTGGGACTTAAGGAATTGTGGcgttatttcaacaaaattatagtttccgtgttaatagtattgttttataaatactaTTGATTAGTTCTGTATCACAGGgcgtaatttttaaattaaactttaCAATATAAAATGTCACTAAAACTTGTGCGGTCAATGGGGGTAAATTCGACACCCCACTTGGTAATGCTTATTTGTAGCATGTTAACTTTTTTTATATCGTAATTTGAAAGTGCCTGTATTTTATAAAGATGTCCCTTAACGATGTGcgacaaacgtaataatcaaGCTGAACAAACACGCAATTAAAAATACCGTAGAAGCTTTAAAATTCAAGATGTCAACAAACCTAGGAAGTTATAATTATGGAATTTAGCTATTATTCTCTCACAGAACGTTTACCAAACTCGGACTCAAAACATGTACTTTGTACATGGTTTAGgcttatgaaaattaatattgttatggCTTTGACCGTATTTAAGGCTGGCTTTAGGCCGAGTAATcttaactgaagaaaaaatagTCGCTGGTTTGAAATCACATTGACCGATGTTCGCCTTTTGGCTTTCGAGTtggcagagaaaaataaaattgaacacccttcgattttataaaaaaagaaaaagattacTGGAAGATGGccaggttatttttttaatggaatCTTAACCAATTATTCCGTAAACCAGGTGCTATTGCCGCAGCTTCTACTATATGGAGTCTGGTCCGATGCtatttgtaatgaaatttttgttcttgcttgtatcttcatttttttcgtatatttcacaactgttttgtgttaatttttcataaaattggtACGAAATACTTTGATGAACTTCAATGGCAACTACAGGCCATCagagtttgttattttaaaaactaaaaccaaTGTGATGAAATCACCCCCAAGGTGTCGATTTTACCCCATCATGGTGTCGGACTTACCCGCACTACAGTCGTGACgcaacaaaaaccacacttttttatttttatcaaaatgatatcaaaatcaatccaggaaccgtagtttctcgtaagatggtacataatacaccaaaaaagctttttcgatgtctactagtaagtttacattggcaaaagtattgcaatcaGAGGAAAACCTTAAGGTGTCGGAGCTACCCCCAGTTCCCCTACCATTTGATAATCTTCCTGAAAGAAGTGTAATGAACAAATAACGTGTATGGTATGGTGAACTATAAAAACGAGAGAATTCGGGAAGCAAGAATCAGTCGATGTACAACTTTTAAACAATACACGTCAATAAAGAGAACTTTACATTTGGTATCAGAAGTCGGATGAGCACGGATGAGCACGGATGATCAAGGATGTGCACGGATGAGCGCGGAGGATATTGGAAAAGGACGTGATATTGGAGGATAAAGGTGTATGCGACTCGGAATTTGTTGTTGACGAAATTCCTACGagcgacgtgtgtgtgtgcttcccaacagtcaaaagccgaagattttatattgacctttcactttttctatctgtctctcgctctaatttgagcgattttcccctgatgagtgtccccgagcctcctcgtgtggttgttgttgttggaagttgaaaccgaaaccccttcgtgcgctgccaaaatcagcgaagaacgaaatcgagtggctcaagcgaaaaaacgaaaaaaaatgacgaacgagtgtgctgtgagaataacacgcacgcacaaggcgacacccgaaatctggtgcgataccggctttcagtggagcaagtacacacatgcacacatttgacCATACCAGCGCTCTGTTCTAGTGCAGGTAGTTTTCTGCAGTCCACGGTGatactacacacagccacgcacttggcaatacacgctgtgtggtggacggtcagaattcagtggtgcaaatgTGCAAATTCAGTGGCTTGCGTGCTGCGTTCTGGAGCGGATGCGCAACCGGTATACGCGAAGACGTGTTTGCTTGtccaaccagcaaaaccgaagctattggaaaactttcctgtgtgccaaagcgagagagcatgtcttctttctccagattttggacggcacaacGCCGGTCGTGTGGTCTATGaacgaaatttttttttatcaatgtacatcggtcgacgaggctgtccaatcgtttaatgctttgttaacctctgcactcctttcatgtacatctatttttcgttcccctcctaatcctccctggtccaatcgtactcttcgcaacctgagaaaggatagaatgaaatatcttaggaggtatcgtctgaaccgatctgctttcaactttcgtttatttaagtacgctgcctctgcgcatcgactatacaacagggctctttttgaggcctattcgagtagactgcaatcgcgtttccgttctgatccagcatccttctggcaatttgttaggattcgaagagggtgcaatacgttacctaatgaaatggtacttgattctcgaactgcctctacgcctgttgagatctgtgagctattctctgcacatttttcccaaatgtttgagccaccggttagtgaccctaaccttattgagggtgggctactgtacacgccagagaacttaattaatctctccgatatttcggttagctctgaaacagttgtacaggtgttatttgggttgaaacgttcttttactcctggtccagatggcattcctgcctctgttttaataaactgtaaggacgtgcttgctccacaccttgctaaaattttcaacctttcactttctctcggggtatttcctgctctttggaaatcctgttggctttttccggtacacaaaaagggatgccgtagcattgtctctaattatcgtgggataactcaaacatgtgccacagccaaaacttttgagctatgtatctaTTAATTTCGGATATGAAATTCGCGAAGTCGCGGAAGGTTAGATGATCGGTTCAGACAAAAAACTCTGTACACGGGTGCACAGTTAGGCGTCAGAATTGTAAGTGTTTATTCAGATTCAAAATGAATTCTTATATACTAATTTCTTCAAGTTCTATTTTGGGAAGGttattttctcttcctttttcgcATATGTTCGTGTCGCTagccttttcctttttgccacGCCTACGCATTCTCCTAGGAGGTTTTCTGGTTCTGGTGTGCTGTTTTATGTCAAGCGATCCTGAAGGAAATGTGatcccttttttattgctttctctGGTGAGAACAAATTGTTGCATTGATTGCAGGCGTTgtggttttccctttttggcgTAACTGTACCTAACACTTGACTTCTGTGGTGCATGTTCCGGATGTATcgcatcattgacaaataCTTGAACTTATTGCCCCTCGAAATCTTATCTGGTTCATGTTATTAACGCATCTATGTTTGAGAGATTTTTAGGTTTAACGATTTTACGGCCGTGAGAAAAATGGATGTGGAATTTTCCTACGCTTCTCGGAGTTGGTCTAGCTTGGCACACATGCATGCTGTAATCCTAAGTTAATCGTTATAGGTTCGAAACGAATTGAAGTAATTGACTGCTAAAAAATGCAAGTCAAAATACCCAGATGGCCCTACTTGAAGGGTTTAGGATTACATTAAGTTTGTCTCCTTGATGGTACGTCTGTTCTCGAGTATGTTTGAACTATcatattttattctattttatggttagaaagaaatataaaaaatctgGATTGTCGCGTTCGCAACATACCGGCCCTCGTAAAACTACaagttttacaaaataaaagcgacttaataaaattataagattgaatttaaatgcaatgaagaaaaagatgaaattGTAATAGTGTTAATTATTCACCTAATTGCAATCATTTTGGGAGTTGTAGGGAAATGCGCTGGAGTGAAGCTGGTGCGAAGGTGAAACTGGACGTGTTGTCATCTCGTTGTACGACTCAGTTGTTTTTCGATGGAATAACTACGTGGATCATTTGGATGCTAGTTGTTTCGTTATTCAACGCTTTAAAGGTGGATCTCTTATTGTATGTTGAGTTGTTTTCTGTGACTTCGATGGCTCGATTTTTGAGCAAGTCAAGTGCCACTTATTGCAGCGGATTTCGAACGGAACTCTGGCTCAAATGTCG encodes the following:
- the LOC1271447 gene encoding uncharacterized protein LOC1271447; translated protein: MDPSKRLKKSGVASKRAKAIWERFEKEWEEENLPGTSSGVDQQASSYGNVQPDAEEVADMPLESEAADYVSDDDEDADCSVLEDDWSEGVLEDEVNEDEYFDADEAPEGNAYASRLRIWALTHKITHSALSDLLVLTRETTNISLPRCAKTLLKTPKQVERHFTAVGEGQLWYQGIQSTLQQYYRSVPPVIRLIEANIAVDGLPMHNSGPTQLWPILMHIVNLPALPIMVLGVFCGATKPSCLEGFLRPLVDDINRVLVQGIDVNGIIIDFRLKAIVADTPARAFIKGVTYPPGLEACIKCKIVGSHDGTKTIYEGTAEVRTDKEFRNGDYVKHQKYYTPLLDIDEVDIVTQTTIADDLHLFALGIEKNYLKVLQLVLYTLFRSGQNRSS